One window of the Triticum dicoccoides isolate Atlit2015 ecotype Zavitan chromosome 3B, WEW_v2.0, whole genome shotgun sequence genome contains the following:
- the LOC119276304 gene encoding mitogen-activated protein kinase kinase kinase 7-like translates to MEQLRQLGEVVGSINALMAFESDLRINPRQCRLLAETCAHALDAVTGNVRAHLRFDERGTKWRPLESPLRELHRALRDAEGYVRQCLDPRGSWWARAAAMAHGTECVEHHLHNILWCVSVAIDAIEAAGEIAGSEADDHARTRLLLANRYDRDMLEPKLFQLALGKRYLVSRELVVRMDAAWKEDRWALSQLLDEMTGPAAPKRLTKNEHRLAEVLAAPRGRLHPASILLGGDYSVRRRLGGRLKEVQWMGESFAMKHFIGDGEVVGAEIELLASVAHPNVAHATYCFHDEERKEYFVLMDQLMAKDLGSYVKEVSCPRRRTPFPVIVAIDIMLQIARGMEYLHAKRIYHGELNPSNVLVRPRQPDGGSVQVKVTGFGQSGIATGANVNGDDNACIWYAPEVLKPEVADAGSRRTEKADVYSFAMICFELLTGKVPFEDNHLQGDKTSKNIRAGERPLFPFQTPKYLTALTKRCWHADPEQRPGFSSVCRVLRYVKRFLVMNPEQQQQAGQGDESIVPPVDYLDVEMQLLRRLPAWQRGEGARVSDVPFQMFAYKVLEREKTAGVVHAKDKASDSGSEGNSLYGDENGVGAMSPDHPSSAASNGAMRPLPDSSDGKKPPSAKKADGKAARQPVAGHPQKVKPGNPARTPQAPRRTLRVKTDGVP, encoded by the exons ATGGAGCAGCTCCGGCAGCTCGGCGAGGTGGTGGGCAGCATCAACGCGCTCATGGCGTTCGAGTCCGACCTCCGCATCAACCCTCgccagtgccgcctcctcgccgaaACCTGCGCGCACGCGCTGGACGCCGTCACCGGCAATGTCCGCGCCCACCTTCGCTTCGACGAGCGCGGCACCAAGTGGCGCCCCCTGGAGTCCCCGCTCCGAGAGCTCCACCGCGCGCTCCGCGACGCCGAGGGCTACGTCCGGCAGTGCCTCGACCCGCGCGGCAGCTGGTGGGCCCGCGCCGCGGCCATGGCGCACGGCACGGAGTGCGTCGAGCACCACCTCCACAACATCCTGTGGTGCGTCTCCGTCGCCATCGATGCTATCGAGGCCGCCGGGGAGATCGCCGGCTCCGAGGCGGATGATCATGCGCGGACGCGGCTTCTGCTCGCCAACAGGTACGACAGGGACATGCTTGAGCCAAAGCTGTTCCAGCTCGCGCTCGGCAAGCGCTACTTGGTATCCCGAGAACTGGTCGTTCGGATGGACGCGGCGTGGAAGGAGGACAGGTGGGCGCTGTCGCAGCTGCTCGACGAAATGACGGGCCCGGCGGCACCGAAGCGCCTGACCAAGAACGAGCACCGCCTCGCCGAGGTCCTCGCCGCGCCGAGGGGGAGGCTGCACCCGGCGTCCATTCTGCTTGGAGGCGACTACAGCGTCCGCAGGAGGTTAGGCGGCCGCCTCAAGGAGGTGCAATGGATGGGGGAAAGCTTCGCGATGAAGCATTTCATCGGggacggcgaggtcgtcggcgccgAGATCGagctcctggcgtcggtggcgcaccCGAACGTCGCGCACGCCACCTACTGCTTCCACGACGAGGAGAGGAAGGAGTACTTTGTCCTCATGGACCAGCTCATGGCCAAGGACCTGGGGAGCTACGTCAAGGAGGTGAGCTGCCCGCGGCGGCGGACACCGTTCCCTGTCATCGTCGCCATCGACATCATGCTGCAGATCGCGCGCGGGATGGAGTACCTGCACGCCAAGAGAATATACCACGGCGAGCTGAACCCGTCCAATGTGCTCGTGAGGCCGCGGCAACCCGACGGCGGCTCCGTTCAGGTCAAGGTCACCGGGTTCGGGCAGTCCGGCATCGCAACGGGCGCCAATGTCAACGGCGACGATAACGCCTGCATCTGGTACGCGCCTGAGGTGCTCAAGCCGGAGGTCGCGGATGCAGGGTCTAGGCGCACCGAGAAGGCCGACGTGTACAGCTTCGCCATGATCTGCTTCGAGCTCCTGACCGGCAAGGTCCCGTTCGAGGACAACCACCTGCAGGGCGACAAGACAAGCAAGAACATCCGCGCCGGCGAGCGGCCGCTGTTCCCGTTCCAGACGCCCAAGTACCTGACCGCCCTCACCAAGCGGTGCTGGCACGCCGACCCGGAGCAGCGGCCGGGGTTCTCCTCCGTCTGCCGCGTCCTCCGGTACGTGAAGCGGTTCCTGGTCATGaacccggagcagcagcagcaggctgGGCAGGGCGACGAGTCCATCGTGCCACCCGTGGACTACCTGGACGTGGAGATGCAGCTGCTGAGGAGGCTCCCGGCGTGGCAGCGAGGTGAGGGCGCCCGCGTGTCGGACGTGCCGTTCCAGATGTTCGCGTacaaggtgttggagagggagaagaccGCAGGCGTGGTGCATGCCAAGGACAAGGCCTCCGACTCGGGCAGCGAAGGGAACTCGCTGTACGGCGATGAGAACGGCGTCGGGGCAATGTCGCCGGACCACCCTTCCTCGGCGGCGTCGAACGGCGCCATGAGGCCGCTGCCGGACAGCAGCGATGGCAAGAAGCCGCCGTCGGCGAAGAAGGCGGACGGCAAGGCGGCCAGGCAACCAG TTGCAGGGCATCCGCAGAAGGTGAAACCGGGCAACCCGGCAAGGACTCCGCAGGCGCCAAGACGGACGCTCCGAGTGAAGACCGACGGCGTCCCGTAG